The proteins below come from a single Pseudomonas sp. MYb118 genomic window:
- a CDS encoding LysR family transcriptional regulator, translated as MNTSIDLPEMRVFAAVVTDGSFTTAADRLGTDKARVSRIVRRMEEKLGAQLLIRSTRRLSVTEVGRDYFERAMCILTAAEAAEAAVAQQSREPKGLLKITAGSEFGTMVVDRWIAAFLRQAPKVTVEAEYTNRLVDIIHEGFDVAIRVGTLEDSGLSARKLGEVSYGLYATPDYLKRGPGITAVSDLKQHDLIMKTTRGRSNWSLVNGANLEKVTATPRCAVNSTIAAKNLALEGLGIAQLPRFMAEPYVADGRLSCVLPGWAEVPAPVHAVFASSRYMDPKVRSFVDLSLSAFKGGDA; from the coding sequence ATGAACACATCAATTGATTTACCGGAAATGAGAGTCTTCGCCGCCGTCGTCACCGATGGCTCTTTCACGACGGCAGCGGACCGACTTGGCACGGATAAGGCTCGAGTCAGCCGCATCGTGCGCCGCATGGAAGAAAAGCTCGGCGCACAATTGCTCATCCGCTCCACGCGCCGGCTGAGCGTGACGGAAGTCGGACGCGACTACTTCGAACGCGCCATGTGCATCCTGACTGCCGCCGAGGCCGCTGAAGCGGCCGTGGCGCAGCAATCCAGGGAGCCGAAAGGGCTGCTTAAAATCACCGCCGGTTCTGAGTTCGGCACCATGGTCGTGGACCGCTGGATCGCCGCATTCCTGCGCCAGGCCCCGAAGGTGACGGTGGAGGCGGAATACACCAACCGTTTGGTCGACATCATTCATGAAGGCTTCGATGTTGCCATTCGCGTCGGCACACTCGAGGATTCAGGACTTTCGGCGCGCAAGCTGGGCGAGGTGTCCTACGGGCTGTACGCGACCCCTGATTACTTGAAGCGAGGGCCTGGGATTACTGCTGTCAGCGATCTGAAGCAGCACGACCTGATCATGAAGACAACGCGCGGCCGCTCAAACTGGAGCCTGGTGAACGGCGCGAACCTGGAGAAAGTCACGGCCACCCCGCGCTGTGCCGTCAACAGCACGATCGCGGCGAAGAATCTCGCGCTCGAAGGCCTGGGAATCGCGCAATTGCCTCGTTTCATGGCTGAGCCGTATGTGGCCGACGGCAGGTTATCCTGCGTGCTGCCCGGGTGGGCGGAGGTCCCTGCCCCCGTCCACGCCGTCTTCGCTTCGAGCCGCTACATGGACCCCAAAGTGCGCAGCTTCGTGGACTTGAGCTTGAGCGCGTTCAAGGGTGGCGACGCTTGA
- a CDS encoding NADPH-dependent F420 reductase codes for MTLDSIYQSTERIYSAPQAPRGAERLSAHYRRIAIEGRFKMTQTIGIIGSGLVGKAVAHLAVAAGYNVVISNSRGPESLSGLVQELGPLARAGSVAEAIAASDIVSLAIPLANFKTLPADQFVGKVVLDQTNYYPGMGDFRRADLDHGQLTSSELVQQHLKGAKVVKGIHNIGWIHMQYNARPKGDAERTTLPIAGDDTAAKETVTRFIETVGYNVVDAGSLADSWRIEPNTPIYFWPYAPAVPDGLTEEEAKNVYRQRGKPMSPEQARQLISTTKSPSPIGGTLEGLPPIHIALFLELASANTVQG; via the coding sequence GTGACTTTGGACTCCATTTATCAATCGACCGAGCGAATCTACAGTGCGCCCCAGGCACCACGTGGTGCTGAACGTCTCTCGGCGCACTACCGCCGAATTGCCATAGAAGGAAGATTCAAGATGACCCAAACCATCGGCATTATCGGCTCCGGCCTGGTGGGCAAGGCAGTCGCTCATCTGGCGGTTGCAGCAGGCTACAACGTCGTGATCAGCAATTCTCGCGGCCCTGAATCCCTTTCCGGGTTGGTACAGGAACTGGGCCCTCTTGCCCGTGCAGGCTCGGTGGCGGAGGCGATCGCCGCCAGCGATATCGTTTCATTGGCCATTCCGCTGGCGAACTTCAAAACCCTGCCGGCCGACCAGTTCGTCGGCAAGGTGGTGCTCGATCAAACCAATTACTACCCGGGAATGGGCGATTTTCGTCGGGCCGATCTCGATCACGGTCAATTGACGTCGAGCGAACTGGTCCAGCAACACCTCAAAGGTGCGAAGGTGGTAAAGGGCATCCACAACATCGGCTGGATCCACATGCAATACAACGCTCGTCCCAAGGGGGATGCCGAACGTACGACCTTGCCGATCGCGGGTGACGACACCGCGGCGAAGGAAACCGTCACGCGTTTCATCGAGACTGTCGGATACAACGTGGTCGATGCCGGTTCACTCGCTGACAGCTGGCGTATCGAACCCAACACGCCGATCTACTTCTGGCCTTATGCGCCTGCCGTTCCCGATGGCCTGACCGAGGAAGAGGCGAAAAATGTCTACCGTCAACGGGGCAAACCGATGTCGCCGGAGCAGGCTCGTCAGTTGATCAGCACTACCAAGAGCCCATCGCCTATCGGCGGGACGCTGGAAGGTCTTCCACCCATCCACATTGCCCTGTTTCTTGAGCTGGCCAGCGCAAACACTGTCCAGGGCTGA
- a CDS encoding NADPH-dependent F420 reductase, with amino-acid sequence MKIGILNTGNVGSRLARAWAAADHQLVLAKDGEDRKIAPLLAELGDRASLGSFEQAAQFGDAVLFSVYWPRADAVIDAVGSALDGKIVIETMNPLGVTDNFVHFHDHAFMRDNSTAEYLQQRLPRARVVKAFSLLAAPVLEEAAWSSSPSRPNVFYATNDQEAGQVVRRLIEDAGFTPINAGSLQAARQLEQLGVLLHHIAEHEYNGDADLIRLGVSIVEAIPGPIVRERMA; translated from the coding sequence ATGAAGATAGGAATACTGAACACCGGTAACGTTGGCAGCCGGCTCGCGCGGGCCTGGGCTGCTGCCGATCATCAGTTGGTGCTCGCCAAGGATGGCGAGGATCGCAAGATTGCGCCGTTGCTTGCCGAACTGGGTGACCGCGCCAGCCTGGGCAGTTTTGAACAGGCGGCTCAGTTTGGCGACGCTGTGTTGTTCTCGGTCTATTGGCCCCGGGCAGACGCCGTGATTGACGCGGTGGGCAGCGCGCTCGACGGCAAGATCGTGATCGAGACCATGAATCCGCTCGGCGTCACTGACAACTTTGTGCACTTCCATGACCACGCCTTCATGCGTGACAACTCGACCGCCGAGTATCTGCAACAACGCCTGCCGCGCGCACGGGTGGTCAAGGCATTCAGCCTGTTGGCTGCGCCGGTGCTGGAGGAGGCGGCCTGGTCGTCCTCGCCATCCAGGCCCAACGTTTTCTACGCGACGAATGACCAGGAGGCCGGCCAGGTCGTACGCCGTTTGATTGAAGACGCAGGCTTCACGCCGATCAATGCGGGTTCTTTGCAGGCCGCCCGCCAACTGGAGCAGCTTGGCGTTCTGCTGCACCACATTGCCGAGCACGAATACAACGGCGATGCCGACTTGATTCGGCTGGGTGTCTCGATTGTCGAGGCGATTCCAGGACCCATCGTGCGCGAGCGAATGGCCTGA
- a CDS encoding SDR family NAD(P)-dependent oxidoreductase translates to MPQSLLEKTALVTGGSRGIGRSIAERLAREGATVALTYNANKSAADEVVEGIRSAGGSAFALQADLADVQAIPALFEQLDRELSDRNGSKALDILVNNAGNSGWGSFRDATPDNWDAIFAVHARAPFFVVQAALSRLRDNGRIINITSGAGSRAMSAVPIYSMAKASINNLTHALAQELGPYGITVNAVAPGWVRTDMNAAVRENADMVKMIEADTALGRFGETGDIAALVAYLAGDESRWVTAQIIEASGGYKL, encoded by the coding sequence ATGCCACAATCGCTTTTGGAAAAAACCGCCCTGGTCACAGGTGGATCGCGGGGAATCGGTCGGTCGATAGCAGAGCGCCTGGCGCGAGAAGGCGCAACGGTCGCTTTGACCTATAACGCCAACAAGTCCGCCGCCGATGAGGTGGTCGAGGGAATCCGGAGTGCCGGAGGCAGCGCCTTCGCGCTACAGGCTGATCTGGCTGATGTGCAGGCCATACCGGCATTGTTCGAACAGCTGGACCGAGAGCTCAGCGACCGAAACGGCAGTAAAGCGCTCGACATTCTCGTCAACAATGCCGGGAATTCCGGCTGGGGCAGTTTCCGCGACGCAACCCCGGACAACTGGGATGCCATTTTTGCGGTCCACGCCCGAGCGCCGTTTTTCGTTGTTCAAGCGGCGCTCAGTCGTCTGCGCGATAACGGGCGAATCATCAACATCACCTCCGGTGCTGGCTCGCGGGCCATGTCGGCAGTGCCAATCTATTCAATGGCCAAAGCCAGTATCAATAACCTGACCCACGCGCTTGCCCAGGAACTGGGCCCCTACGGCATCACGGTGAATGCCGTGGCGCCGGGCTGGGTACGAACAGATATGAACGCGGCCGTGCGTGAAAACGCCGACATGGTGAAAATGATCGAGGCCGACACCGCACTGGGCCGCTTCGGAGAGACCGGCGACATCGCCGCACTCGTGGCGTATCTGGCGGGCGATGAAAGCCGATGGGTGACGGCTCAGATCATTGAGGCAAGTGGCGGCTACAAGCTATAA
- a CDS encoding MFS transporter, whose amino-acid sequence MSVQLLSMALAPLLGLFIMSISSALMSSLTTLRLDAMGFSATMVGVVSSAYFIGLTLGSVFNERLISRIGHIRAYSCFAALIAVTISLQGLCSDPWIWSALRLINGWAIVGVYLVVESWLLLVAEPKIRGRLLALYMIALYSAGLLGQLSLGTVMGAGEAVPFTIAAMLASLSLVPIVMLPKVTPLVERAEPLHPGKLLKITPTGVMGCFGSGVAIAAVYTLLPLYLQKVGLNVTEVGHMMAAVIFGAMVLQYPVGRWSDRKDRQSVLIILAAACAVLSVTAVLLPPSGWPMLLVMFLLGGGVFAVYPVAVSHAADSAPDGALVRMIQGLLLINSLGSAVSPMAISPVMTWGGPSGLFWAFAVINLAMVAFFVWRRREHPVPVASAPFAAAAQYSATGVELRMTEDLAQAVQAHEAEDDLAKAG is encoded by the coding sequence ATGTCTGTGCAATTGCTGTCCATGGCGCTGGCTCCGCTATTGGGTTTGTTCATCATGAGCATCAGCAGCGCGCTGATGTCGTCGCTGACGACGCTGCGCCTGGATGCCATGGGCTTCTCCGCGACGATGGTGGGGGTGGTGTCGTCGGCGTATTTCATCGGCCTGACGTTGGGGTCGGTGTTCAACGAGCGGCTGATTTCGCGCATCGGCCATATTCGGGCCTACAGCTGCTTTGCCGCGCTGATCGCGGTGACCATTTCCCTGCAAGGGCTGTGCAGCGACCCGTGGATCTGGTCGGCCCTGCGCCTGATCAACGGCTGGGCCATCGTCGGTGTGTACCTGGTGGTGGAAAGCTGGCTGCTGCTGGTGGCCGAACCAAAAATTCGCGGGCGCCTGCTGGCGCTGTACATGATCGCGCTCTACAGCGCCGGCCTGCTCGGCCAGTTGAGCCTGGGCACGGTGATGGGGGCTGGCGAAGCGGTGCCGTTTACCATTGCGGCCATGCTGGCATCGCTGTCGCTGGTGCCGATCGTCATGCTGCCCAAGGTCACGCCGCTGGTGGAGCGCGCCGAACCGTTGCACCCGGGCAAGTTGCTGAAAATCACCCCGACGGGCGTCATGGGCTGTTTTGGTTCCGGTGTGGCCATCGCGGCGGTGTACACCCTACTGCCGCTGTACCTGCAGAAAGTCGGGCTGAACGTGACTGAGGTCGGGCACATGATGGCGGCGGTGATTTTCGGCGCCATGGTCCTGCAATACCCGGTCGGACGCTGGTCGGACCGCAAGGACCGCCAGAGCGTGCTGATCATCCTGGCCGCCGCCTGCGCCGTGCTATCGGTCACTGCCGTGTTGTTGCCACCTTCGGGTTGGCCGATGTTGCTGGTGATGTTCCTGCTCGGTGGCGGTGTGTTCGCCGTATACCCGGTGGCGGTCAGCCACGCCGCCGACAGCGCGCCGGACGGAGCGCTGGTGCGCATGATCCAGGGCCTGCTGCTGATCAACTCGCTGGGCTCTGCGGTCAGCCCGATGGCCATTTCCCCGGTCATGACCTGGGGCGGGCCGTCGGGGCTGTTCTGGGCGTTTGCGGTGATCAACCTGGCGATGGTGGCATTCTTCGTCTGGCGTCGTCGCGAGCACCCGGTGCCAGTGGCTTCGGCGCCGTTTGCCGCGGCGGCGCAGTATTCGGCGACGGGCGTCGAATTGCGCATGACCGAAGACCTTGCGCAGGCGGTGCAGGCTCACGAGGCCGAAGACGACCTGGCCAAGGCCGGTTGA